In one window of Cololabis saira isolate AMF1-May2022 chromosome 23, fColSai1.1, whole genome shotgun sequence DNA:
- the LOC133424183 gene encoding conserved oligomeric Golgi complex subunit 3-like, whose product METPDWHPAVVVSSTQKEDEHQLYNEFFSKPTLKLDELLEKLCLSLYDVLRPLIIHIIHLETLSELCSILKNEMLEDHVQNNAAQMGAFDAVVKQMLEDVQERLVYRTHIYIQTDIIGYNPAPGDLAYPEKLEMMEKIAQSLKEEQMKQMSQESTFSDVQLEDADGRRNSSVASVEASCLNTSVSPADLHGMWYPTVRRTLVCLSKLYRCIDRVVFQGLSQEALSACIQSLLKASDIILKNKTQVDGQLFLIKHLLIMREQIAPFHTDFAIKEISLDLKKTRDAAFKILHPKAVPKFFRLNSHNAILEFLLEGTPEIKEHYIDSKKDVDRHLKFSCEQFIQQQTQIFVGNLEEFLTKVAALKTMAIQGGPTYSLSQQPWAQPAKINDIVMATYRVMKSKLPSTLQSMSLYLANRDTEFILFKPVRNNIQQVFQRLHALLQEEYSGEDLQIIACPSMEQVNLLLSVNK is encoded by the coding sequence GATGAACACCAGCTATACAACGAGTTCTTCTCTAAACCTACACTAAAACTTGACGAGCTGCTGGAGAAGTTGTGTTTGTCACTCTATGATGTCCTCCGGCCGCTCATTATCCACATCATCCACCTGGAAACCCTGTCTGAGCTCTGCAGCATCCTTAAGAACGAGATGCTCGAAGACCACGTCCAAAACAACGCTGCACAGATGGGAGCCTTTGATGCTGTGGTGAAGCAAATGCTGGAGGATGTTCAGGAGAGGCTGGTCTACAGGACTCACATTTACATACAGACTGATATCATAGGTTACAACCCAGCTCCAGGGGATCTGGCATATCCTGAAAAACTGGAGATGATGGAGAAAATTGCCCAGAGCTTGAAAGAAGAGCAGATGAAGCAGATGTCACAAGAATCCACGTTTTCTGATGTACAGCTTGAAGATGCTGACGGTAGAAGAAACAGCAGTGTCGCCAGCGTAGAGGCATCTTGTCTCAACACATCTGTCTCTCCCGCGGATCTGCACGGCATGTGGTACCCGACTGTCAGGCGAACGCTGGTTTGTCTGTCCAAGCTTTACAGATGCATAGATAGAGTGGTATTCCAGGGTTTATCTCAAGAAGCCTTGTCGGCTTGCATCCAGTCGCTGCTTAAAGCCTCTGATATCATCCTTAAAAATAAGACACAAGTAGATGGGCAACTTTTCCTGATCAAGCACCTGCTGATAATGCGTGAACAGATTGCCCCATTTCACACTGATTTTGCCATCAAGGAAATCTCACTGGACCTGAAAAAAACACGAGATGCCGCCTTCAAAATCCTGCACCCTAAGGCTGTTCCCAAATTCTTCCGACTCAATAGTCACAATGCCATACTTGAATTCCTGTTGGAGGGAACACCGGAGATAAAGGAGCACTACATCGACTCAAAGAAGGACGTGGACCGGCACCTGAAGTTCAGCTGTGAGCAGTTTATCCAACAGCAGACTCAGATCTTCGTGGGGAACCTTGAGGAGTTTCTCACCAAGGTCGCAGCCCTAAAGACGATGGCAATCCAAGGCGGCCCGACGTACAGCCTGTCTCAGCAGCCTTGGGCGCAGCCAGCAAAGATCAACGATATAGTGATGGCTACCTACCGGGTGATGAAGAGCAAGCTGCCAAGCACTTTACAGAGCATGTCCTTGTACTTGGCCAACAGAGACACAGAGTTCATCCTTTTCAAGCCTGTCCGGAATAACATCCAGCAGGTATTCCAAAGACTGCATGCCTTGCTTCAGGA